The DNA region CGCTGCTGGTGCTCTCATCCCCCACCATCACGGTCACTGAGCATTCCCTCACCGTGGGCCGTGCCACCATCGGACGCAGGTTCATCGGCGAGGTCCAGGCGTTTCGGACCAAGGACGCAACTGCAGAACGCGGGACGCGGCTGAACGGGCTCGCCTACCTCTGCATCCGGGGATGGATCGACCCTGTGGTCAGGATCGAGATCACGGATCCGTCGGACCGGACGCCGTATTGGCTGACATCTTCCCGGCGGCCCGAGGAACTCGCAGCGGCATTGACTCCAAGCTGAGGCCAACTGCCAGGCTGACGAGCCAGCAGCCGGTTCAACCTTTCCTGGTCATCCTTCGCACTCCTTGCAGTAAAGCCGGCCGTCCTTTTCCCGTGCTATCTGCGAACGGTGCCTGACCAGGAAGCATGAAGCGCAGGTG from Arthrobacter pascens includes:
- a CDS encoding DUF3093 domain-containing protein — its product is MPESSSTVPVPNTPSTGTPVVFRERLWPTVWVWVIAAGIAGAGILMFAPISMAAGYTAAGVMFAIMATLLVLSSPTITVTEHSLTVGRATIGRRFIGEVQAFRTKDATAERGTRLNGLAYLCIRGWIDPVVRIEITDPSDRTPYWLTSSRRPEELAAALTPS